The following coding sequences are from one Streptomyces venezuelae window:
- a CDS encoding chorismate-binding protein: protein MARFGRLVATGLRDVTSDPAALDSTGFWAVSADFEGGMICARFDDVREEDMPAPVPGRWHGPAAGDWTSSLDRAAYTEGVRRVRAYIAAGEVYQANLCRVLSAPVPADADVDALTSLLARGNPAPYAGTIRLPEHGVELATASPELFLRREGRHVESGPIKGTGRTEADLLEKDYAENVMIVDLVRNDLGRVCATGSVTVPDLCVVEKHPGLVHLVSTVAGELPPGAGWPELFDAAFPPGSVTGAPKSSALRIIDELETAPRGPYCGGIGWVDADRGTGELAVGIRTFWIDRGEGVLRFGTGAGITWGSDPEGEWRETELKAARLLAVASGTYEASGGTTT, encoded by the coding sequence ATGGCGCGCTTCGGCCGTCTCGTGGCGACCGGTCTGCGCGACGTGACCAGCGATCCCGCGGCCCTGGACTCCACCGGCTTCTGGGCGGTGTCCGCGGATTTCGAGGGCGGCATGATCTGCGCCCGGTTCGACGACGTACGCGAGGAGGACATGCCCGCCCCCGTCCCCGGCAGGTGGCACGGCCCGGCCGCCGGGGACTGGACGTCGTCCCTCGACCGGGCCGCGTACACAGAAGGAGTGCGGCGGGTACGCGCGTACATAGCCGCCGGCGAGGTCTACCAGGCCAACCTCTGCCGCGTCCTGTCCGCGCCCGTCCCCGCCGACGCCGACGTGGACGCCCTGACCTCCCTCCTCGCACGCGGGAACCCGGCCCCGTACGCGGGAACGATCCGGCTGCCCGAGCACGGCGTGGAGCTCGCCACCGCCTCGCCCGAGCTCTTCCTGCGCCGCGAGGGGCGTCATGTGGAGTCGGGCCCCATCAAGGGCACGGGCCGCACCGAGGCGGACCTCCTGGAGAAGGACTACGCGGAGAACGTCATGATCGTGGACCTCGTCCGCAACGACCTCGGACGCGTCTGCGCCACCGGCTCCGTCACCGTTCCCGACCTCTGCGTGGTCGAGAAGCACCCCGGACTCGTCCACCTCGTCTCCACCGTCGCCGGTGAGCTGCCGCCCGGGGCGGGCTGGCCGGAGCTGTTCGACGCCGCGTTCCCGCCGGGCTCCGTCACCGGCGCCCCCAAGTCCAGCGCCCTGCGGATCATCGACGAGCTGGAGACGGCACCCCGCGGCCCGTACTGCGGCGGCATCGGCTGGGTCGACGCCGACCGGGGGACGGGCGAGCTCGCCGTAGGGATCCGTACCTTCTGGATCGACAGGGGCGAGGGTGTCCTGCGCTTCGGGACCGGCGCGGGCATCACCTGGGGTTCGGACCCCGAGGGGGAGTGGCGGGAGACCGAGCTGAAGGCCGCGCGGCTGCTGGCGGTAGCGTCGGGCACGTACGAAGCGAGCGGAGGAACCACAACGTGA
- a CDS encoding serine/threonine-protein kinase: protein MDMAMMRLRREDPRVVGSFRLHRRLGAGGMGVVYLGSDRRGQRVALKVIRPDLAEDQEFRSRFAREVSAARRIRGGCTARLVAADLDADRPWFATQYVPGPSLHDKVAAEGPLSAADVAVVGSALAEGLVAVHEAGVVHRDLKPSNILLSPKGPRIIDFGIAWATGASTLTHVGTAVGSPGFLAPEQVRGAAVTPATDVFALGATLAYAGMADSPFGHGSSEVMLYRVVHEEAQLHGVPDALAPLIRACLAKDPEERPSTLQLSLRLKEIAAREAQGIGDVRPPAPRQDHDRPTGRLAESYLDERTQRRAAPGSTPPPRSGASRTAAPRTGPSRTGSPRTGSSRTGTSRTGSSRTGASRPGPGSRPSGPRNTTRGGARRPGPRTTGTGRRGPANPRLLRQRIFVFVVVTLLVALGIAAAQGCQGPARSLGDTGVHPQWSQQSGPIGPVQHDPRS from the coding sequence ATGGACATGGCGATGATGCGGCTCCGGCGCGAGGACCCGCGTGTCGTCGGCTCGTTCAGGCTGCACAGGCGCCTGGGCGCCGGCGGCATGGGGGTCGTCTATTTGGGGTCGGACCGGCGGGGGCAGCGCGTCGCCCTCAAGGTGATCCGGCCCGACCTGGCGGAGGATCAGGAGTTCCGGTCGCGGTTCGCCCGCGAGGTGTCCGCCGCCCGCCGGATCAGGGGCGGCTGCACGGCGCGGCTCGTCGCCGCCGACCTCGACGCCGACCGGCCCTGGTTCGCCACGCAGTACGTCCCCGGCCCCTCCCTGCACGACAAGGTCGCCGCCGAGGGTCCGCTCTCCGCGGCCGACGTCGCCGTGGTGGGTTCCGCGCTCGCCGAGGGGCTCGTGGCCGTCCACGAGGCCGGTGTCGTACACCGTGACCTCAAGCCGTCCAACATCCTGCTGTCCCCCAAGGGGCCGCGCATCATCGACTTCGGGATCGCGTGGGCCACCGGTGCCTCGACGCTGACCCACGTCGGGACCGCCGTGGGCTCCCCCGGCTTCCTCGCTCCCGAGCAGGTGCGCGGCGCCGCCGTCACCCCCGCCACCGACGTCTTCGCGCTCGGCGCCACCCTCGCCTACGCGGGCATGGCGGACTCGCCCTTCGGACACGGCAGTTCCGAGGTCATGCTCTACCGGGTGGTGCACGAGGAGGCGCAGCTGCACGGTGTGCCCGACGCGCTCGCGCCGCTCATCAGGGCCTGCCTGGCCAAGGACCCGGAGGAACGGCCGAGCACGCTGCAGCTGTCGCTGCGGCTGAAGGAGATCGCCGCCCGGGAGGCGCAGGGCATCGGCGACGTCCGGCCGCCGGCGCCCCGCCAGGACCACGACCGGCCCACGGGCCGGCTCGCCGAGAGCTACCTGGACGAGCGCACGCAGCGGCGTGCCGCCCCGGGCTCCACTCCCCCGCCACGGTCCGGCGCGTCCCGCACCGCGGCGCCGCGGACCGGTCCCTCGCGGACCGGCTCTCCCCGGACCGGTTCCTCCCGGACAGGCACCTCTCGTACCGGATCGTCGCGGACCGGCGCCTCGCGGCCCGGTCCGGGCTCCCGGCCGTCGGGGCCCCGCAACACCACGCGCGGCGGCGCCCGGCGCCCGGGGCCGCGCACCACGGGGACGGGTCGCAGAGGGCCCGCCAATCCGCGGCTGCTGCGTCAGCGGATCTTCGTCTTCGTGGTCGTGACGCTGCTTGTGGCACTCGGCATCGCGGCGGCGCAGGGGTGCCAGGGGCCCGCCCGGAGCCTCGGCGACACGGGCGTACACCCGCAGTGGTCACAGCAGAGCGGGCCGATCGGTCCGGTACAGCACGACCCCCGCAGCTGA
- a CDS encoding CGNR zinc finger domain-containing protein has translation MLITHDTRCSLDAVVDLVNTAPETNGADGLASVAALGDFVRSHDVSDVGALSEGDLADVHRIRARFGEVFAHPEPQAASAILNDLIARAGTTPRLTDHDGYDWHIHYFAPGASVADHLAADCGMALAFFVVAGEQERLRRCEAPDCRHAFVDLSRNRSRRYCDSRTCGNRLHVAAYRARRKEASGQSVP, from the coding sequence GTGCTGATCACCCACGACACCCGGTGTTCTCTCGACGCCGTGGTCGATCTGGTGAACACCGCACCGGAGACGAACGGCGCGGACGGGCTCGCGAGCGTGGCGGCGCTCGGTGATTTCGTACGAAGCCACGACGTGAGCGACGTCGGGGCGCTCTCGGAGGGCGACCTCGCCGACGTGCACCGCATCCGCGCCCGCTTCGGCGAGGTCTTCGCGCACCCGGAACCGCAGGCCGCGTCCGCGATCCTCAACGACCTGATCGCGCGGGCCGGCACCACGCCCCGGCTCACCGACCACGACGGTTACGACTGGCACATCCACTACTTCGCGCCCGGCGCGTCCGTCGCGGACCACCTGGCGGCCGACTGCGGCATGGCCCTCGCGTTCTTCGTCGTCGCGGGCGAGCAGGAGCGGCTGCGGCGCTGCGAGGCACCGGACTGCCGGCACGCCTTCGTCGACCTGTCGCGCAACCGTTCCCGCCGCTACTGCGACAGCCGCACCTGCGGCAACCGCCTGCACGTGGCCGCGTACCGCGCCCGCCGCAAGGAGGCCTCGGGCCAGAGCGTCCCCTAG
- the cobA gene encoding uroporphyrinogen-III C-methyltransferase, whose translation MAENPAYPVGLRLTGRRVVVLGGGQVAQRRLPALIKAGADITLVSPSATASVEAMADAGELTWTRRRYEAGDLQDAWYALIATSDAEANTRASAEAEAHRVWCVRSDDAEEATAWTPATGRSEGVTVAVLSSDINDRDPRRTAAIRDAVVEGLRDGSLVAPHLRTRTPGVALVGGGPGDPDLITVRGRRLLAAADVVIADRLGPRDLLDELPPHVEIIDAAKIPYGRFMAQEVINNALIEHAKQGKAVVRLKGGDPYVYGRGMEELQALAEAGITCTVVPGISSSISVPSAAGIPVTHRGVAHEFTVVSGHVAPDDERSLVDWESLAKLRGTLVILMGVDKIGKIAATLIAHGKSADTPLAMIQEGTTAAQRRVDATLGTVTEAVRAHEVKPPAVIVIGDVVKVGPEPLT comes from the coding sequence ATGGCCGAAAACCCCGCCTACCCCGTAGGCCTCCGCCTCACCGGCCGACGTGTCGTCGTCCTCGGCGGCGGCCAGGTCGCCCAGCGCCGCCTCCCGGCCCTGATCAAGGCGGGCGCGGACATCACTCTCGTATCCCCGTCGGCCACGGCCTCCGTGGAAGCGATGGCCGACGCGGGCGAGCTCACTTGGACCAGGCGCAGGTACGAGGCGGGCGACCTCCAGGACGCCTGGTACGCGCTGATCGCCACCAGCGACGCGGAGGCGAACACCCGGGCCTCCGCCGAGGCCGAGGCCCACCGCGTCTGGTGCGTCCGCTCCGACGACGCCGAGGAGGCCACCGCCTGGACCCCGGCCACGGGCCGCTCCGAGGGCGTCACGGTCGCCGTCCTCTCCTCCGACATCAACGACCGGGACCCCCGCCGCACCGCCGCCATCCGCGACGCGGTCGTCGAGGGCCTGCGCGACGGCAGCCTCGTCGCCCCGCACCTGCGCACCCGTACCCCCGGCGTCGCCCTCGTCGGCGGCGGCCCCGGCGACCCCGACCTGATCACGGTCCGCGGTCGGCGCCTCCTCGCCGCCGCCGACGTCGTCATCGCCGACCGCCTCGGCCCCCGCGACCTCCTGGACGAGCTGCCGCCGCACGTCGAGATCATCGACGCCGCGAAGATCCCGTACGGCCGTTTCATGGCCCAGGAGGTGATCAACAACGCCCTGATCGAGCACGCCAAGCAGGGCAAGGCCGTCGTCCGCCTCAAGGGCGGCGACCCCTACGTCTACGGCCGCGGCATGGAAGAGCTCCAGGCGCTCGCCGAAGCGGGCATCACCTGCACCGTCGTACCCGGCATCTCCAGCTCGATCTCGGTCCCCTCGGCGGCCGGCATCCCCGTCACCCACCGCGGCGTCGCCCACGAGTTCACGGTGGTCAGCGGCCACGTGGCCCCGGACGACGAGCGCTCCCTGGTCGACTGGGAGTCCCTCGCCAAGCTGCGCGGCACCCTCGTGATCCTCATGGGCGTCGACAAGATCGGCAAGATCGCGGCAACCCTGATCGCCCACGGCAAGTCCGCGGACACCCCGCTGGCCATGATCCAGGAGGGCACGACGGCCGCCCAGCGCCGCGTCGACGCGACACTCGGCACAGTCACCGAGGCGGTCCGTGCCCACGAGGTGAAGCCCCCCGCCGTCATCGTCATCGGCGACGTGGTGAAGGTCGGCCCCGAGCCGCTCACCTGA
- a CDS encoding TIGR02611 family protein: MNTGSNDSAGVTDPTAGARSDQPLGSRAPQYIQSRRVLHLSWQVGVFIVGLAVVVAGIIMLPLPGPGWLVIFGGMAIWATEFVWAQLVLRWTKRKVTEAAQRALDPKVRRRNIILTTIGLVIVAVLVAVYVWKFGITMPWKIKE; encoded by the coding sequence ATGAATACGGGGAGTAACGATTCGGCGGGGGTCACGGATCCGACCGCCGGAGCCAGGTCCGACCAGCCGCTCGGCTCGCGGGCTCCGCAGTACATCCAGTCCCGCCGGGTGCTGCACCTGAGCTGGCAGGTGGGCGTCTTCATCGTCGGTCTCGCGGTCGTCGTCGCGGGCATCATCATGCTGCCGCTGCCGGGCCCCGGCTGGCTCGTGATCTTCGGCGGCATGGCGATCTGGGCGACCGAGTTCGTCTGGGCGCAGCTGGTGCTCCGCTGGACGAAACGCAAGGTCACCGAGGCGGCACAGCGTGCACTCGACCCGAAGGTGCGTCGCCGCAACATCATCCTGACCACGATCGGCCTCGTGATCGTCGCGGTGCTCGTCGCGGTCTACGTGTGGAAGTTCGGCATCACCATGCCGTGGAAGATCAAGGAGTGA
- a CDS encoding aminotransferase class IV produces MKIWLNGGLQDLDDARVSVLDHGLTVGDGIFETVKSVEGRPFALTRHLARLAQSARGLGLPEPDRDEVRRACAAVLEANPLPLGRLRITYTGGLSPLGSDRGDQGTTLVVALGEAKQRPDTTAVITVPWTRNERGALTGLKTTSYAENVVALARAHEHGASEALFANTVGQLCEGTGSNVFVVLDGEIHTPPVASGCLAGITRALAVEWTGARETDLPLDVLDRADEVFLTSTLRDVQGVHRVDERELPAAPGPVTAKAMRIFTERAADDLDP; encoded by the coding sequence GTGAAGATCTGGCTCAATGGCGGGCTGCAGGACCTCGACGACGCCCGCGTCTCCGTGCTCGACCACGGGCTGACGGTGGGCGACGGCATTTTCGAGACGGTGAAGTCGGTCGAGGGGCGTCCCTTCGCCCTGACCCGCCACCTGGCGCGGCTCGCCCAGTCGGCGCGCGGCCTCGGGCTGCCCGAGCCGGACCGCGACGAAGTGCGCCGCGCCTGCGCCGCCGTCCTCGAAGCCAACCCGCTCCCGCTCGGCCGGCTCCGGATCACCTACACCGGCGGTCTGTCACCGCTCGGCTCCGACCGCGGCGACCAGGGCACCACGCTCGTCGTCGCCCTCGGCGAGGCCAAGCAGCGCCCCGACACCACCGCCGTGATCACCGTGCCGTGGACCCGCAACGAACGCGGCGCCCTGACCGGCCTGAAGACCACCTCGTACGCGGAGAACGTCGTGGCCCTGGCCCGCGCGCACGAACACGGCGCCTCGGAAGCCCTCTTCGCCAACACCGTCGGGCAGCTCTGCGAGGGCACGGGCTCCAACGTCTTCGTCGTGCTGGACGGCGAGATCCACACCCCGCCCGTCGCCTCCGGGTGCCTCGCGGGCATCACGCGCGCGCTGGCAGTCGAGTGGACGGGCGCGCGTGAGACCGACCTGCCGCTGGACGTCCTGGACCGCGCCGACGAGGTCTTCCTGACGTCGACTCTGCGCGATGTCCAGGGCGTGCACCGCGTCGACGAGCGGGAACTCCCCGCGGCGCCGGGCCCGGTGACCGCCAAGGCGATGCGGATCTTCACCGAGCGCGCCGCCGACGACCTCGACCCGTGA
- a CDS encoding zf-TFIIB domain-containing protein has translation MQCPKCHAPMHTYNRNGVQIEQCNGCRGIFLDYGELESLTRLEAQWGQQAPPPPAPPAAPQGYPAAPAPAWGAPHGGHHGHGDHYGHKRHKSFGHMLFSS, from the coding sequence ATGCAGTGCCCCAAGTGTCACGCACCGATGCACACGTACAACCGAAATGGCGTCCAGATCGAGCAGTGCAACGGCTGCCGCGGGATATTCCTGGACTACGGCGAGCTGGAGTCCCTGACCCGCCTGGAGGCCCAGTGGGGCCAGCAGGCTCCACCGCCCCCCGCCCCGCCGGCCGCCCCCCAGGGCTACCCCGCGGCCCCGGCCCCCGCCTGGGGCGCCCCGCACGGCGGCCACCACGGCCACGGGGACCACTACGGCCACAAGCGCCACAAGAGTTTCGGGCACATGCTCTTCTCCTCGTAA
- a CDS encoding TrmH family RNA methyltransferase translates to MADLITVDDPDDPRLRDYTGLTDVELRRKREPAEGLFIAEGEKVIRRAKDAGYEMRSMLLSAKWVDVMRDVIDELPAPVYAVSPDLAERVTGYHVHRGALASMQRKPLPTADELLSTTRRVVVMEAVNDHTNIGAIFRSAAALGMDAVLLSPDCADPLYRRSVKVSMGAVFSVPYARLECWPKGLDGVREAGFDLLALTPDEKAKSLDEVAPHRMDRVALMLGAEGDGLSTQALVAADEWVRIPMAHGVDSLNVGAAAAVAFYAVATGRPQL, encoded by the coding sequence GTGGCTGATCTCATCACCGTCGACGACCCCGACGACCCGCGCCTGCGCGACTACACAGGCCTGACCGACGTGGAGCTGCGCCGCAAGCGCGAACCGGCCGAGGGCCTGTTCATCGCGGAGGGCGAGAAGGTCATCAGACGGGCCAAGGACGCGGGCTACGAGATGCGCTCGATGCTGCTCTCCGCCAAGTGGGTCGACGTCATGCGCGACGTCATCGACGAACTCCCGGCCCCGGTGTACGCGGTCAGCCCGGACCTCGCCGAGCGGGTCACCGGCTACCACGTGCACCGCGGGGCCCTGGCCTCCATGCAGCGCAAGCCGCTGCCCACCGCCGACGAGCTCCTGTCGACGACGCGCCGCGTGGTCGTCATGGAGGCGGTCAACGACCACACCAACATCGGCGCCATCTTCCGCTCCGCCGCCGCCCTCGGCATGGACGCGGTGCTGCTCTCCCCGGACTGCGCGGACCCGCTGTACCGCCGCTCGGTGAAGGTCTCGATGGGCGCTGTCTTCTCGGTCCCGTACGCCCGGCTCGAATGCTGGCCCAAGGGCCTCGACGGTGTGCGCGAGGCGGGCTTCGACCTGCTCGCCCTCACCCCGGACGAGAAGGCGAAGTCCCTGGACGAGGTGGCGCCGCACCGCATGGACCGCGTGGCGCTGATGCTCGGCGCCGAGGGCGACGGCCTCTCCACCCAGGCGCTGGTCGCGGCCGACGAATGGGTCCGCATCCCGATGGCCCACGGCGTGGACTCGCTCAACGTGGGCGCGGCCGCGGCGGTCGCGTTCTACGCGGTGGCGACGGGCCGCCCGCAGCTCTGA
- a CDS encoding GNAT family N-acetyltransferase, whose amino-acid sequence MTTTLRPTGPLQQGADGAKARTYDVCVNSRPVGSIGLATHEVFGPRVCRLHDLRIAEPDRGRGRGTVAALAAEEVARGWGCTRIETTVPADAAAALRLLTALGYVERSRRLTKPLTDPAPALPIGTEGRPMTEAEAGPWLVRAKELYASTWTDRGLSEDEARAKAENDHARALPRGLATPDTWLSVLIHDGVQVGTLWLSVLDGDAFVYDVAVHAEYRGHGHGRSLMHLAEAQGRAAGRDRIGLNVLADNAPALNLYASLGYEPASYYFCKPLL is encoded by the coding sequence ATGACCACGACCCTGCGGCCGACCGGGCCGCTTCAGCAGGGCGCCGACGGCGCCAAGGCGCGTACGTACGACGTCTGCGTCAACAGCCGTCCCGTCGGGTCCATAGGCCTCGCCACGCACGAGGTCTTCGGGCCCCGCGTCTGCCGCCTCCACGACCTGCGGATCGCGGAGCCGGACCGCGGGCGCGGTCGCGGCACGGTCGCGGCGCTGGCCGCCGAGGAAGTGGCGCGCGGCTGGGGGTGCACGCGCATCGAGACGACCGTCCCCGCCGACGCGGCCGCCGCGCTGCGGCTCCTCACGGCGCTCGGCTACGTCGAGCGGAGCCGTCGGCTGACGAAGCCGCTGACGGACCCGGCGCCCGCGCTGCCCATCGGCACCGAGGGGCGTCCGATGACGGAGGCGGAGGCCGGACCGTGGCTGGTGCGCGCGAAGGAGCTCTACGCGAGCACCTGGACGGACCGCGGCCTCTCCGAGGACGAGGCGCGCGCCAAGGCCGAGAACGACCACGCCCGCGCCCTGCCGCGCGGTCTCGCGACACCGGACACGTGGCTGAGCGTCCTCATCCACGACGGCGTCCAGGTGGGCACGTTGTGGCTGTCGGTGCTCGACGGCGACGCGTTCGTCTACGACGTCGCGGTCCACGCCGAGTACCGCGGGCACGGGCACGGCCGGTCCCTGATGCACCTCGCCGAGGCGCAGGGCCGTGCGGCGGGCCGCGACCGCATCGGACTCAACGTCCTCGCCGACAACGCCCCGGCCCTGAACCTGTACGCATCGCTCGGCTACGAACCGGCGTCGTACTACTTCTGCAAGCCGCTGCTCTAG
- a CDS encoding DsbA family protein, which translates to MSDSPADRPARPVVIDVWCELQCPDCRTALDDVRALRARYGDRVELRLRHFPLEKHKHSFAAAQAAEEAFEQGKGWPYVEAALAGVEDLDRKGEAHLVDTARELGLDAEEFDTALIDGRHILIVDADQAEGKAIGVTGTPTYVVGGERLDGGKSQEGLRERVEEITDRLLAADASS; encoded by the coding sequence ATGAGCGACTCCCCTGCCGACCGCCCCGCCCGTCCCGTCGTCATCGACGTCTGGTGCGAGCTGCAGTGCCCCGACTGCCGTACCGCCCTCGACGACGTGCGCGCCCTGCGCGCCCGCTACGGCGACCGCGTCGAGCTGCGCCTGCGGCACTTCCCCCTCGAGAAGCACAAGCACTCCTTCGCCGCCGCCCAGGCAGCCGAGGAGGCCTTCGAGCAGGGCAAGGGGTGGCCGTACGTGGAGGCCGCGCTCGCCGGGGTCGAGGACCTCGACCGCAAGGGTGAGGCCCATCTCGTGGACACGGCCCGCGAACTCGGTCTGGACGCGGAGGAGTTCGACACCGCCCTGATCGACGGGCGGCACATCCTGATCGTCGACGCCGACCAGGCCGAGGGCAAGGCCATCGGTGTCACCGGCACCCCGACGTACGTCGTCGGCGGCGAGCGCCTGGACGGCGGCAAGAGCCAGGAGGGCCTGCGCGAACGCGTCGAGGAGATCACCGACCGCCTCCTCGCGGCGGACGCCTCCTCCTGA
- a CDS encoding aminoglycoside phosphotransferase family protein: MTAAVLAVLADSARAVAHRRADEVCACGDGDAVLADRSDASVVRHGDVVAKAHAPDTDPAELAVRLDTAARMPGVLLAPSAPGATRLHGRLVTFWPHGTPVDRDDPDAAPWEAAGALLARLHAAPVPGPVPPMRGPAKAARAVARLRAAGPHPAASPVLRAWAGLPSWARDEAPAPGPRALCHGDLHLGQLVRGPDGRWLLIDVDDLGVGDPAWDLARPAAWFACGLLSPQEWTRFLDAYRDAGGPAVPADGADPWPTLDVPARALTVQTAALVIVKAVAADRPLDEVEQALVDACARMSGVEVGPPELAPDTTK; encoded by the coding sequence GTGACCGCCGCCGTTCTCGCCGTTCTCGCCGATTCCGCCCGTGCCGTTGCCCACCGGCGGGCCGATGAGGTCTGTGCCTGTGGGGACGGGGACGCCGTGCTCGCGGACAGGTCGGACGCGAGCGTCGTCCGGCACGGGGACGTCGTCGCCAAGGCGCATGCCCCGGACACCGACCCCGCGGAGCTCGCCGTGCGGCTCGACACGGCCGCCCGGATGCCCGGGGTGCTTCTCGCGCCCTCCGCGCCCGGCGCGACCCGCCTGCACGGGCGACTCGTCACCTTCTGGCCCCACGGCACCCCGGTCGACCGCGACGACCCGGACGCCGCCCCCTGGGAAGCCGCCGGTGCTCTCCTCGCACGGCTCCACGCCGCCCCGGTCCCGGGCCCGGTCCCGCCCATGCGCGGGCCCGCCAAGGCGGCCCGTGCCGTCGCGCGGCTGCGCGCCGCCGGGCCGCATCCCGCCGCGTCACCCGTCCTGCGGGCCTGGGCGGGGCTGCCGTCCTGGGCCCGTGACGAGGCCCCCGCGCCGGGACCCCGCGCCCTCTGCCACGGCGACCTGCATCTGGGCCAGCTGGTGCGCGGCCCCGACGGGCGCTGGCTGCTCATCGACGTGGACGACCTCGGCGTGGGCGACCCCGCGTGGGACCTCGCCCGTCCCGCCGCCTGGTTCGCGTGCGGGCTGCTCTCCCCGCAGGAGTGGACCCGCTTCCTGGACGCCTACCGGGACGCCGGCGGACCGGCCGTTCCCGCCGACGGCGCCGATCCCTGGCCCACCCTGGACGTCCCCGCCCGCGCCCTGACCGTGCAGACCGCGGCGCTCGTGATCGTCAAGGCCGTCGCGGCCGACCGCCCCCTCGACGAAGTCGAACAAGCCCTGGTGGATGCCTGTGCGCGCATGAGTGGAGTCGAGGTCGGCCCGCCGGAGTTGGCGCCGGACACCACGAAGTAG
- a CDS encoding SsgA family sporulation/cell division regulator, translating to MNTTVSCELHLRLVVSSESSLPVPAGLRYDTADPYAVHATFHTGAEETVEWVFARDLLAEGLHRPTGTGDVRVWPSRSHGQGVVCIALSSPEGEALLEAPARALESFLKRTDAAVPPGTEHRHFDLDTELSHILAES from the coding sequence ATGAACACCACGGTCAGCTGCGAGCTGCACCTGCGCCTCGTTGTGTCGAGCGAGTCCTCACTGCCTGTTCCCGCAGGACTGCGGTATGACACGGCCGATCCCTATGCCGTGCACGCCACCTTCCACACCGGAGCCGAGGAAACCGTCGAGTGGGTGTTCGCCCGCGACCTCCTCGCCGAGGGCCTGCACCGGCCCACCGGTACCGGCGACGTCCGAGTCTGGCCGTCCCGGAGCCACGGTCAGGGCGTTGTCTGCATCGCCCTGAGTTCCCCGGAGGGCGAGGCTCTGCTCGAGGCCCCGGCGCGGGCCCTGGAATCCTTCCTCAAGCGAACGGACGCAGCCGTGCCACCCGGCACGGAACACCGCCATTTCGACCTCGACACGGAGCTCTCCCACATCCTTGCCGAGAGCTGA